Sequence from the Primulina huaijiensis isolate GDHJ02 unplaced genomic scaffold, ASM1229523v2 scaffold37775, whole genome shotgun sequence genome:
cATTACTAGTATTTCTCTTTGTTAAACTGGATTCTTACGGCATTTATCATTTCAAGATGTGCAGTAGACATGCTTAAAGATCCCTCTGGTATTGTGTAACTCGTAGACACGTGAATTATTGCATGTTTTTTTGTTGACATTTTACTTCTTAAACCAGACGTTAGTTGAATCTGAGGTACTTATCATCCCCTCTTCTCTTATCTAGTTATAAAAATTGTTTATCCTTagttttcttcaatttttagTGTAGAAAATCTTAGGAGCAAATTTCAAGCGTGTGCACTTTTCTAATTGAAGATTATTTTCTTGTTTCTGTGACTTATCCTTAGTTTCAATGTGTATCCCTCCCGACTGATGCCATTTTCACAGAATTCCCAAAATCTTGGTCTAAAATTAGCATAGTCATCATCAAATCTTCCAATAAATTTTTGGAAGGAAGTTAGTTCGAGGCACTTGTGGAAGGTCTTCAAGCACTTTGAGTTTTCCCGAGTTTGTGGTGGCTCCCTTTTCTATTACTTTTGTTCCTTGGAAAAAAATTGTGATGGCTCAACTTTgctaaaaaattcacaaaataaaaGTAAAGAATTTAGGGAGTTTAGCATCTATAGTTTTTAGGTCTCTAGCACTTCATGTCTCATCCTTttctatttatattaattaggTCCTCTACTTATCACCACGCTCTTTCAAACCAAGCATAAAACTTTTCTCAGTGTTGGATTCATCTGCCCAACGTGGTAAAGTATCTTGAGTCCATGCATTCAATATCCTTTAGTTGCTAGTGCCAGTTACTGCTTTTCATTGGTAAGAATGTTCATCTGCAACTTGGAATTTTAGGTAATCAGTCGATCCAAATTTGCTCAAGAGTGAGGCCTTGCGATTTTCTGAACATCTTTGGGGAATGACAAGTTTTGTTGTTCACTTGTTCTGATATGTCATGCCTTGGCATAGAAAGAATGTGTGACTGAACATATGACTTACCAATTAGGCTTCTTATTTTTTGTTTgggtaaataataaattattgtactcGTCGGGTGAATTTCTAATGATGTACCCCTTATTCTCCTAATTGCTAATGTAGAGCATTTATTGAGTTTCTCCTATTGACTTACACGAGGTCAATGCTAGGGCGATAGCTTTAGTGATGAACATGTTATCCTAAATGAAATGCTGGGATACTTTCTATTGAAGAAAAAGTTTGATGTGAATACTCTCCAGATATTCACTTCTATTTGAATAATTTCTGACAGCTGACACTGTGTCCAGTCTCTTTGTTCCTCTAAAGAAAACTGTCTAACCGCCTTGTGACTACtatttggattttcaaatcttTATTATTGTATCACACTCTCCTTAGATAAAGGCAAAATTTACTTCTCTCCCTTATTACTCCCTATATCCGTCAAGCCGTTCACTTCCATCTTTATTGAAATGAAAAGTAAAATTGAATTGATCAAATTTATTCCGTATGACCTCTATTCCGTTATTCAACTGGTATTGGATTGACATTTGACAGTGGAATGTTTATGTCTTaaccttttttcttttaattctttcaggTGGCAGAACTAAGAAGATGCACGTGAATGCTGTAGCTAATTGGAAAAGTCCTAACTTATGAAAATTATGACTCTCGAAGACTTTTTTACTTTGGCTGAAATGAACAATGGGCTTATGGCACCTTCTCGAGTTAGGGAACTTGTGACAGTCATGATGAAAGATATAGGTTGCCGTGTGAAAAATGTTGGTGAAGCGACCAGGCAGTGGTCGGCAGTTGCCAGGGCTATAGCTGCCACTGAGAATAAGGACTGTCTTAATCTTTTCATTCAGTTAGATGGACTTCAATTTATATTTAAGTGGTTAAAGGATGCCCAAAAGTACTGCAATGAAGCTAGTGACAGCTTTGTCGAACAATCAATTACTCATTTGTTACAAGTACTAGAAAAATTTCATGACGACAATGAAATAATGTTTTCTTCTGAAATCTGGACTGTTGTCAATGATCTCCGTTCCCACAATAGTCTGAAGGTTCAGGATAAAGCTCGAGTGCTGTTTGAAAGCTGGGAAAAAAAGAGAGCAGGTGATGATAAAAAAACATCTGGTGATTCTGTATCAGATGTCGAAATGAATGGAGATTTGACCGCTGGTGGAATGGGGAAATGTGTAAACATTGCAACAAAAGATGCTTTGGAATATTGTTTGAGAGAGACGTCCCCTTCCAATAAAGCTCCTGGTAAAGAAAGAGTATCAGAGACTGCTACATGTACAGATGGTTTTCATCCTGGTCCAGTTGAAAGTGAACCAAATTCAAACACGCTCTTAGATCCCCTACTTACAAATGACAGGCCTTTAGATCATATCAGTTCACCTTCCATCTCCAATCCTACCACAGAGCCCCCTGTACTTCCACCAAAAGGTGCTACCTCAGCGACAGTATCCTGTCTAGATGTTTCTGGAAAGTGTCGTGAGTTGGAGGGGATTAGTGATGTGAAGGATATCACAAAGATTGGGAGTTCTCCATGGAAATTAGGGTTTCCAAAGGAGCCCAAGTTACCTGAAGAAATCCCATTTCCTTCTAGTTTGGATGCTGCAAATCCCTTGAATTCTTTGACCGAATCGACTTCCCTTTCTGTTTCCGgtgataaaaacttgtgtgatgaAGGTTCAACGTGCATTGATCAAAAGGCAAGTGACTTTGATGGAAAGGTTGCCATGAGCAATGGACTTGCAAATCGAAGACAAAGTTCAAGTTCATTTGATACTAAAGAAGGGGGCGAATTTAACCATCATGTGTTGTGGAGCTCCGGTGGTAAAAATTATCAGGAAAATCTCAAGGATGAAAGGACAGTCTTGCTACCGAATGAAGATGATGGAAAGAGTAAAAGACATGACCTGCGCATTCGTGATTATGTTCTGGCGACTGATTACAGTATTTTCaaaaaagatatgaaaaaaGAGCAGGAGCCATCAGGCAAGAAGTCTACTGTAACCCTAGACTATGGACTTTTAGATCCTTTGGAATTTGCTAGGCAAGTTGCCATTGAAGTAGAGAGAGAAGTAGTAGATTACAGGGAACAAAGTTGTAGTTCTGAGAAACTGCCAGAAGAAAATGTGCAGCCATCTTGTAGCCTCGACTCCGTGAGCGGAAATCGGTCCCATGCTAGTGGTGGTTCATCAAAAGATACAGCAAATGACCCAGATCTGTCTGCTGAAGCTTCTTCAGGGCAGGAAGAATCTTCTGCTAGCTCTGAAGACATAAATGCCGAGCCAACAAATGGCATCCAAGATGTTGAAATCTCTCAAGTCACCGAGGCATCTCAAGAAGAGACAAATAAAGAGAAAGGTCTGTGTAGTTTTGATCTAAATGTGGAGGTTTGTTCAGAAGATGCTGACCGCCCTATGAATCAATTTTCTGCACCGGTCTCTGTTGTTTCTGCTTCAAGACCAGTAGCAGCTCCTGGGTTCCCTACAGCTCCTTTACAATTTGAAGGGAATCTTGGCTGGAAAGGTTCTGCTTCCACAAGTGCTTTTCGACCTGCATCTTCTCGCCGAATGCCTGATATTGATAAGGATCTTTCCAACAGGGTGAGAAACAGCAACTCAAAGCATAGACAAGAATTTCTTGATATTGATCTGAATGTGGCGGAAAGTGGAGATGGAATAACTAAAGACCTAACCACAGATAAACAAGTCCTTACGTCTTTGAGTCTTCCATCTGGGGACTTTTCTGTGGAAATAAAATCAAGATCCGAACATATTGAATTGGACCTGAATCTTGCAAGTGAAGTTGGAGGTGGGCCGACAGACTGGCGGGCCCGGCAGCTCTTTCCCCATGGATATTTTCTACAGAGTCTGTCAAATTCTTCAACTTCTTCAATAAAGCAGCATTCTTTAAAGAATATCGATCTGAATGATCATCCATCTTTTACCAATGATTCTTACGATCATTCCCACTTTAGTGAGAACTCTCAAAATCTCAATTTTCCCAGAAGTGTGAAATCAGATGACTCTGTAATATCCATCTTGGGGGCAAGAGTGGAGGTCAATCATAAAGAATTTGCATCTCAAACTCAGCCTGTCCCAAATGGCAAAATTTCAGAGCTTGCTTTTGACATTAACTCGGGGAGAACAGGTAGTTTTCTGGGAATGGGATCCGTCCTTCCATATGTCCACCCTACGTTTTATGGTTACAGTAACATCGCACCTACACCTGCACCTGCACCTGCACCTGCACATGGATTGCCTTTCTCCTCCACAATCTATGGACCTGGGGGACCTTATCCTTACATGGTGGATTCTAGAGGAGCCCCTTTTATCCCCCAAATTGTTGGCCCAACTTCAGCGCTTCCAACTGCTTTCTCCCAACCACCATTTTTTCTTAACACAACCCACTCAAGTCTTTCGTACGGCGTAGGTTCCTCAAGGAGGATGTTAGATCTCAATTCTGGAACAACAATGGAAGGAGGGAATAAGGACCCTACAGGCTTGGGACTCTTCTTAAATTCAGGCCCTGCTGGACCAATGGATGAGCAGCTGTTGTCCACTTCCCAACCCACAATTAGTTCAGGCTTTGGTGGAAAACGAAAAGAACCCGAAAATGGATGGAAACACTACCCCCCAAAACCTCACACTCCACCTTGGATATGAACAGTATGAGTTGTCTTCTTCCCTTTGAATCAGATGAGGACGGAAAAAGAGCAGGTTTATGGTttataacaatagttatacCCAAGGATATGCGAGTCACTGATTGACGCAATGGTGCACTGgtcaacaaaaaataaatgactTGGGGGATTCTTGGCATATCTTGATTCTTAAGATGAATGTACCGAGAAATGCAGATTCCAAGTACTTGCTTTGGAGTGTTCTTCATTTCTTAGTATATGTTAGCCTTTGTTAGAGAGCAGTCTCCGTCACGATACCGTGCGTTATAGTTTTGATCTCGTACATTTAAGTAATATCACATTATAGAATATGTAGTGAGAAGCATTTGTTGTGTATGCTGCCTGTGTTCTCTctgttcttgttcttgttcttgtgAAAAGATCGTGGAAGAGATGTGCATAAGGATAGTTCTCTGACTCTGTTGCTTTTTGTTTATCATCGAACGACTATGTATTTGAGGGGTAACCTTACATTCTAGAAGAATAACACATTAGATTTCAATGTTTGTCTTTAGGAGGCTTTTCCATGCTCTCCTGGTCTATTTCTTTTAGTAAAAGAGTGACTAGTTACATCGTACTAGCACGACTCCAACCGTGAAAATTGTATTGAGATAGTTTCTCAACCGTTGAATCATTTTACTAAAATAGAAAGTAAATCAATCTGACATCAAAAGTTGGAAAGGGAACATCGTATTTAACCTTACTTTAAAGCATTATTTTGTTGAGGAATGATGTAAAATATGGAAAAAAGAAGatatcataataatttttaatattcgtAGAAGCATGacgatttatttaatttattttttcattaattattattatcatatttttatctaaaagtgatattttgataaattattgCATTGCCATATAAAATTGTcggtaatattttaatattcaatTCGACGTCACTGACCGTTAAAGGtgatatatattgaattattatttaatctcaacattgaattattattattagcacCACCACTGGCGGGATCTTCCCCTCTCAAAAGAACCGCCCCAAACACAGAATCACACACAACTGAAAATGGCGAACGGAGCCGAGGAGAAGGACAACAAGGCGCGTGAGGTGATAACAAAGATAGGCAAACGACTCGCGGCCTCGAAGACCCGCCCCACCAAAGATTCCCTTGTCAAATTACTCAAAGTAGAAACAATCGATTCTAATGTCTTTCCCTCTTTATCTGTCGTTTCTAGATTTAATTTCGCATATTCATGTGCCGCTCTTGATGATCTATTGTGATATTCTTGTTTCTCCCGTGAAGTGTTCTTGTTAGTAGACTTCCCAAAGAAAATGAAGTACGGAGAAAGATTTGGATTATTGTTTAATGCGCACTCCGATTTGCTACAGAAGCGGTTTTACTTAATATTGCTCTCAAATTATTGGTGTCGATTTCCCTTCTGGCTTTGACTAATAAATTTAACATAGACATGTTCTTGGCATGATTATTTAGtgtgtacttgctgtaatgggTGAAAGGTGTGGTGTATTTACTTGAGGATTCATCCTTTGTTTGCTTTACAAGTTGCAAATTTCATTAGGTTTTTATACCCGacaaatttgatttgattctacTTTTCCTCCTAAGTTCTAACAGTATCCCATTTTTTATACTTTTCTCTCAGAAACTTAGATTTTATTCGAAATTGGAAAAATAGAGCTAAACAAACTAGTCAATAATATGATTGcctattaaattaaaatatgttagGATGTCTACGTATTCACAACTTTTTACAATATGGTAATGACACATTAATCACCAAGATCTGTGTTATGATTAAGAGTTTTCTTGTCTTCAGAGATCAGTTAATCACATCCAAAATAGTCTTCTGTGTTATAAATGTTTCCAGATGCATGTTATTAACAATATTATAGTGTGAATGGACCTGCCACATAAATCACACTGTAGTGACAGAATTTGTTTTTCAATCTCTAGTTTTCTGTCTGTTTAATTCAACTGTTGAATTTCACCAACTGACATGATTTGCAGGAAAAaaactacaattttttttgtgaaatatgactttttttttttactgtagGCATTTAACTTGATTGTACATGCAGGAAGCTACAACTACCTTCCCGGAATTAAAACAGTCAGAATCACTAAAATCGGTAGTTAAGCCATTGAGTGATTCTCTCATTGGGCATGGCCTACTCCACCATAAGGATAAAGATGTTAAGCTGCTGGTTGGCATCTGTCTTTGTGAAATTGTAAGGGTCATTGCGCCAAATCCTGAATTTAGCGATGCAGTTTTTAGGGTAAGAAATTCATTGTAATTCATGCTGAACTGCTTATGATATACATTGTTTTGGGCACGATCATTTTGTTTTTGGCTTTTCAGGACATATTTATACTTATTTTAAGTTTGTTCGGCGAGCTTGACGATATTGCAAGCCCATATTTCTCTAGGAGGGTGAAATTACTAGAGACAGTTGCTAAATTGCAGTTTTTTGTGCTGATGCTAGACACTGGATGTGAagatttagttttaaaattgttcaaaactTTCTTCAATGTTGTGAGGTTTGTCTCATTCTTTGCTTTCCTTTATTTCTTGTTACTTTTTCTGTACTGTTTGCTTCTTCATGTCTTCTTTTCCTTTTGTTTTCCTTGGTAGTGAACATACATTTTACCTGCCTTCATTATAGTTGTTGTATCTTGTTATAAGTTTCATCTGAAAGGGGGTACAAATGGTAAGAAACTGGAGTTTAAATTATAGTATTCTGTCATCTTTCTTTTGAAGAATGATGTAAGGAATACATCATAGTTTCTTGTTTGATTATTAGATGGAATAATTCCATGAATGCATGTATCACGTTAGAAGAATCCAGGTTTCATAATTTTTTGAGTTGGAGTGTAACGTGGCAATATACAAAACAGGACTTTTTGTGCTCGTTGTAACCCAAAGTTATATTCTACCTCAAAAATTTCAAGGTTTGGGGACTCCTTTTTTCTGCTTGCCCGGAATCACATTCTATTGCAATTGTAATATAAGTGTAAAGATAAAATTCACATTAAATCTGTAccgaattttaattatttatcaatgaATTAATATAACCTTCGATtacttgctgaattttttggTTGATATAGTGTACATGAAGAGGAAGGCTTTATTCTAGCCCCTTGAACTTTCATGCTTATCTTACTTGTCGCACAATGCCTTTTCTTTCTCTGACATGCTGATACTACAAAAGACTCTGTTCTGTCAACACTGCTCAATTGTTGAGTAAAAGGAACATCTCTGCCTTGAAAGCACAAACATATTGAGTAAAAGGTACATCGTATCTGTTCTTGAAAGCATTTGGGGATTGCTAATCAATGTTTTGATAAATTTCTGAAGTCTGATCTCACTTATGGTGATCACTTGAAGGATTTCCTTCATCATTTGACAACCCGAGTTATTTTAGTCAGTGAGTGCACAAATATATGAGATAGAAAGTTCATGAATGTCAACCATATTACCTAATCACATAGTTTATTTATGTCATAGCTTCTCTTTCCactatattttgttattattcaaAGCAGCTGTCTGCCCTTATATTGTACAAAGTCTGTTGCTTTGTTTCTCATTGTTCTGTTTCCATGTTTGGTACCACGGCAGGAAGCTGAAATCAATTACGTGAAAGGTTTTtaacttaataatttttttcttttagggAAGATCATCCTCAAAGTTTGATCAATTCAATGTCATCTATAATTAGAAGCATATTGGAGGAGAAAGTAAAGGACACACATTCAGATCCTCTTAATCTTGAAGCAAAAATAACTCAGCCACTCGTAGATGTGATTTTGCAGCATCTCATTGAAGTGGGAAAGGTAGATGTTATTTGGTTCTGTGTTTCgctcatgtttaatttttttcgaCGATGACACACGTATGGCTACAGGGTCCTCAAAGTAGACATATAATTTTCTGTTTGCTGTTTAACGCACAGAAAATGCTTACTTTGTTACCGTTTCACATTTGCTCAATTACTCTTTCTATTCCATTTGAGAATTCATTTTTGCATACTTCTAAGTGTTTCCTTGCCCTTCTCCTTTTCAGGGTGTAGCTTCTGCTTCATTTGCACTGGCTGTTTCTGTTTTAGAAAATTGTGACGGAAAGCTGGAGCGTTATTTATGCCAGTTCCTGACTTCGTGTATATTGAATAGAGATGCAGCTGGGAGTGTTGTTAAAGAATTTTACCatgaaataatatttcaaatgttCCAAATTGCTCCTCAAATGCTTCTGTCTGTCATACCTAATTTGACCCATGAATTACAGGTTTGTAATCCCTTCAGAAAAAATCCTTGTTCGGAGATGACAACTCGTGATTTGTTCGTGTCATCACATTCTTATGAGATTCCATAGTTGACTGTAATTATCAGTCTTTGCATTGCTTTTGAAACatatatgttatatattaaCAATCTCATTATGTTTCTCTCCAAGAGCAATTTTTTGGTATAATAGTTTACAAGTGGTCTACGCTATAGATTTCTGTTTTGATGCATTTGATGgcataaaatttaacaaaacttGCAGACCGATCAAGTTGATGTCAGAATCAAAGCTGTTAATTTAATTAGAAAGCTCTTATCAATGCCTGGGAACCACATTGCGAGGGAATATCGCCTTGTTTTCATTGAGCTTTTGAATAGATTCTCTGACAAATCAGCCGAAGTGAGACTTGCAGCTATTTCATGTGCAAAATCCCTTTGCCTGACCAATCCATCAGGGAGTGAATCTCTTGAAGTTCTCTGTAAGCTGTCAGAACTTCAATAATACCTGTGCATTGCAGCACACTTTTGCTTAGCTTTTTTAGTGCTTATTTTTAATTCATTGCAACTGTTTGTGGTCTTGGAAGCTGCTATTCATGGTCGACTGCTAGATCATGACGAGAAAGTGAGATCAGAAGCAGTAAAAGTGACGTGTGATCTAGCGAAGACTAACCTAAATTTGGTGTCCTCGGATTTAATATCTGGAGCATCTGAAAGACTTCGAGATAAGAAGGTTACATTTTCTTTAATGTTTCTAATGATTCAGTCCGCTAACCTTCTCtgcttttttatttattttatttttccatgatTTAGATATCAGTTAGAAGAACCGCATTGCAGAAGTTGGTAGAACTATATCAGGAGTATTGCACAAGGTGTGCGGCAGGGATCACTTTTCTCAATGAACACATTGAACAAATTCCTTGCAAAGTTTTAATGCTTTGTTTTGAAAAAGATTGTCCGGAGTTTAGGTATGATTACTTATATTGAAAATGAATGTAAAATTGCTTTGATCGATTTCAGTGAAGTGAAACACTACAGTTTATAACTTTCCCAGGCCTCAAAGCCTTGAACTAGTCCTAGCGGATCTGTTTCCTACTTCCCTTTCAACTGAGGAAAGGACAAAGCATTGGATATTAATGTTCTCAATCTTCAATCCTCCTCATGTTAAAGCATTGAAAATCATTCTACACCAAAAAAGAAGGTGTCTCTATcgaatagtttttttttttttaaaaaaaatctttttaataCCTTTTGCGACACGTTCAATCAAAACATTGTTATTTATTCTTTTAGGTTACAAGATTGGCTGCAGGATTACCTGGATTTGTGGAGTAAAACAGAGGTATAACATACTATTTAGGAACAATATGCTTTCCTTGACAGGTTGGATATACAATATAATACTCATTTTTAACGTCAGAATATCCATAATTGCTAGCTTAGAAATGCAATATAAAACTGTTTTTGTAGAGCCTTGGTGAGAATATCAGCTGCGGTTCTGTAGAAGTATAGTGGAGTGTAGTAGTTCCGTTTTCTATCCATCATCTTCATGTGCTTAATGCGGTCATGCTGATGTGATTATAACTACGTTAATAGCTAACCAGCTGTTGCCAAACAGCTTCATAGTTCCTATTACAAGCATAATCATAGTTGCTCGTAAGACTTTGTATCTGAATGATTTCACACGTCCCTTTGGCTCTGGTTCTATGTTTGCATCAGCATAACTTCATGACCACAAGTTGTTTTCTGCTTGTCAAGTCACTGAATTTCCCTGGACTTTTATGCAATATGCTGCTGATATTCGGTTGTTGATTATGTTCCCCGCGATGGAGATTTCCTTCCCCTTCTGTGTAGCATAAAAGTGCATGTGCGTTTAACTGTATCTGGTTAGACATATAGACTTTTTGATAGATATTAATCTGTTTTATGTCATTGGTCACAAGGTTGTCGCGTTGGAGGGTAATGGTTCTGAGAATGCAGAAAGAACACTTGAGGCATTGGTTTTGAAAATGTCTGCGTGCTTCTGTGATCCTGTCGAAGCAAAATATTACTTTAAGGAATTGACTGACAAAGGAACAACCATTGGGTTCCAGCAGATATTTAGAAAAGGAGTTGCTCTTGATTGTCATACCAACATGGTGAGTTGAAATTTCAACCACCCCACAACAGCCAAATATTTATTACATCCACTATATTTTTATCCCATTCATGTTATATAAAAGATTTCTCTAATCAGTTttgtgtcttttttttttttcctgttttGTATCGTCTCTTGTATGTTAGTTTATAGCTATTGCATTCCCTGGTTAATGGAATGGAATAAGGTCAtgagaaaaatag
This genomic interval carries:
- the LOC140968684 gene encoding uncharacterized protein, translating into MKIMTLEDFFTLAEMNNGLMAPSRVRELVTVMMKDIGCRVKNVGEATRQWSAVARAIAATENKDCLNLFIQLDGLQFIFKWLKDAQKYCNEASDSFVEQSITHLLQVLEKFHDDNEIMFSSEIWTVVNDLRSHNSLKVQDKARVLFESWEKKRAGDDKKTSGDSVSDVEMNGDLTAGGMGKCVNIATKDALEYCLRETSPSNKAPGKERVSETATCTDGFHPGPVESEPNSNTLLDPLLTNDRPLDHISSPSISNPTTEPPVLPPKGATSATVSCLDVSGKCRELEGISDVKDITKIGSSPWKLGFPKEPKLPEEIPFPSSLDAANPLNSLTESTSLSVSGDKNLCDEGSTCIDQKASDFDGKVAMSNGLANRRQSSSSFDTKEGGEFNHHVLWSSGGKNYQENLKDERTVLLPNEDDGKSKRHDLRIRDYVLATDYSIFKKDMKKEQEPSGKKSTVTLDYGLLDPLEFARQVAIEVEREVVDYREQSCSSEKLPEENVQPSCSLDSVSGNRSHASGGSSKDTANDPDLSAEASSGQEESSASSEDINAEPTNGIQDVEISQVTEASQEETNKEKGLCSFDLNVEVCSEDADRPMNQFSAPVSVVSASRPVAAPGFPTAPLQFEGNLGWKGSASTSAFRPASSRRMPDIDKDLSNRVRNSNSKHRQEFLDIDLNVAESGDGITKDLTTDKQVLTSLSLPSGDFSVEIKSRSEHIELDLNLASEVGGGPTDWRARQLFPHGYFLQSLSNSSTSSIKQHSLKNIDLNDHPSFTNDSYDHSHFSENSQNLNFPRSVKSDDSVISILGARVEVNHKEFASQTQPVPNGKISELAFDINSGRTGSFLGMGSVLPYVHPTFYGYSNIAPTPAPAPAPAHGLPFSSTIYGPGGPYPYMVDSRGAPFIPQIVGPTSALPTAFSQPPFFLNTTHSSLSYGVGSSRRMLDLNSGTTMEGGNKDPTGLGLFLNSGPAGPMDEQLLSTSQPTISSGFGGKRKEPENGWKHYPPKPHTPPWI
- the LOC140968718 gene encoding sister chromatid cohesion protein PDS5 homolog B isoform X6, translating into MANGAEEKDNKAREVITKIGKRLAASKTRPTKDSLVKLLKEATTTFPELKQSESLKSVVKPLSDSLIGHGLLHHKDKDVKLLVGICLCEIVRVIAPNPEFSDAVFRDIFILILSLFGELDDIASPYFSRRVKLLETVAKLQFFVLMLDTGCEDLVLKLFKTFFNVVREDHPQSLINSMSSIIRSILEEKVKDTHSDPLNLEAKITQPLVDVILQHLIEVGKGVASASFALAVSVLENCDGKLERYLCQFLTSCILNRDAAGSVVKEFYHEIIFQMFQIAPQMLLSVIPNLTHELQTDQVDVRIKAVNLIRKLLSMPGNHIAREYRLVFIELLNRFSDKSAEVRLAAISCAKSLCLTNPSGSESLEVLSAIHGRLLDHDEKVRSEAVKVTCDLAKTNLNLVSSDLISGASERLRDKKISVRRTALQKLVELYQEYCTRCAAGITFLNEHIEQIPCKVLMLCFEKDCPEFRPQSLELVLADLFPTSLSTEERTKHWILMFSIFNPPHVKALKIILHQKRRLQDWLQDYLDLWSKTEVVALEGNGSENAERTLEALVLKMSACFCDPVEAKYYFKELTDKGTTIGFQQIFRKGVALDCHTNMDEYLRELGKQNLSSEFFLILSTKASFNIFNTKHVQYILDRLSSDEAENKRLKDYSVQLLLTIIGAFPSLLRGSETQFQILLSEKVIPFNEQLIEIFTKEGSQLSFKLSDMYTPLAKLCLEATRAQSKLAVSAIAALADMSEQFVLSELCKMLVDSLCNGQNAPTVLQSLGCVAQHFVSTFEAQEKLITQYIVEEIFQQNDALASKDHVLSHETSESCSSCKLKVFGLKTLVRSFLPHKRTTPSRSISFLMDIIHRMLQKDVCSDCTIPCKYDESHIRLAAAKSVIRLSRKWELHISPQIFRLTVLTSKDKSPWVRGSFVNKLHKLLRNQSLPSRYACAFSFAAVDSLKDLRYDARKYLEEYIRNFSKGAQIHETMNMKEAANDPLYLAVFLIHILAHDTDFPAPDCQDEDIYAKFLSPLFITLQAVVNVNIVHSNLCHSSKVSSFLRSIFHAIKKAEDAVDGQMTPKLHLLSDVGISILNSLSNNYARGPHTTGLILLPSSLYKSGPAKTREANIYPSNGYRADAHFIKKLVSSLKTEVLR